Part of the Gramella sp. Hel_I_59 genome, TTTATTACTGAAGTTTCTGCTCACTGGAAGACTCACTATAATTTCGATAAATCACATAATTCCAGGTCAAAAAAATTAAGCAACTCTTTCTTAGAACTATTGGTGATCAATTTTGTAATCCCACTGAAATTTGCATTCTCAAAAAGTTCAGGAGAACCGGCGTCCAGTCTCTATGAGATAGTAACAAGCTTGAAAGCTGAAAAGAACTCAATTACTAGATTGTACAATAGTTTGAGACCTGGTACCGTAAAGAATGCACTGGAATCACAGGCAGTGCTTGAACTCAAAAAGAACTACTGTAGCAAGTGTAGATGTTTGCACTGTGAATTAGGCGCGACATTATTGAGAAATTCTGTTAAATACGTTTAAATTTGTAACATGGCAGGAATGGTATCGAACATGAGGCATTATCTCGAGAAGCACGGATTCTACGTATCCACCAGGATGGCAGATAAGATGGGAATTCGCGCAAAGAATGTTCGGTTATTCTTTATATATGCAAGCTTTTTCACCATGGGTGCAGGCTTTATCGTATATCTGATCCTTGCTTTCTGGCTCAAACTTAAAGACCTAATCTACACTAAGAGAACCTCTGTATTCGATTTATGAGACAATTGATAGATTCCAGGATCAGGCTGGCCGTAGTATTGATTATTATGGTGTTCGTTACCGGAATCGTTGGTTTCAGGTTCTTATACGATTATACTTGGGTCGATGCGCTCTATATGACCATCATTACCGTAAGTACAGTAGGTTACGGGGAGGTTCAGCCTATGGGGGCTTACGGAAAATTATTCACATCCTTTTTTATTATTTCCGGACTATTCATCTTTGGTTTCGGTCTCTCCACGATCACAGAACATATTCTGAATAAGAACAATATTGGTAATCTAAAACGTAATAAAATGAAGAAGAGGATAGACTCCCTAAACGATCATATCATTGTTTGCGGTTACGGTCAGAACGGAAAACAGGCAGTTCAGAAATTGCTGGATTACCGAAAGAATTTCGTAATCATAGATGACCATGAGGAAGTCTTTCAGAATCTGGAAAATGACAGGCTTAATTATATTGTAGGAAATGCTACTGAAGATGAGGTGCTAACCCTTGCCGGTGTGGAAAGAGCATCGACTTTAATTTGTGCACTACCCAGGGATGCGGATAACCTGTTCATCGTTCTTTCTGCAAGACAGTTGAAAAAGGATTTGAAGATTATTAGCAGAGCTACGGAAGAAAATAGTTATAAAAAATTGAAACTTGCCGGTGCAGATAATGTGATCATGCCAGATAGAATAGGGGGGAGTCATATGGCTTCACTCGTAGTAGTTCCAGATCTGGTCGAATTTCTGGACAATCTTTCTGTTTCTGGCGAACAGGACAGTATCAATGTTGAACAGGTCTCATTTTCCAAAATTTGCACAGATGGAGTGGAAAGGTCAATTTCTGAAACCGATATTCGGAAAAAAACCGGTTGCTCTGTTATTGGCTATAAATCGCCGTCTGGAACCTATGTGGTAAACCCGGAACCATCTCAACGTATCGAGCGTGATTCTAAGTTGATTATGATTGGCAGACCCGATCAAATTGAGCACTTAAAAAAGTATTATTCGGTTTAGAAATCGGACTTAAATTTTAATAAATGCTCCGTTTTCTTTAACATGACATTCACAATTTAACTACCAAAAGTTTGTTTTAGCCCAATTTTTTAGCATATTCACGCGCTGAAAATTTAACTTCATTATTAATAACCAAATTTCCATATGAGAAAGTATTTGCTTTCAATGTTCTTTTTATTTTCGATTGTAGGACTATCTGCACAGGAACTAGACGTAAAAGCCCAGGTAGGAAACCCCTCCAAAGTAATAAATAATGGATTCATTGAACTGGATGTAACAGGGGGAACTCCTCCTTACCAGTATAAATGGTCCAACCAGGGAACCAGCCTGGAATCTAATAAGACTGCAGGTCTTACAGAAGGTGTTCCTTACACGGTAGTAGTAACAGATGCTGCAGGAAACAAATTTGAAGGCGAGTACCAAGTAGAGGCAGAAGCTATCACCGAACACTTCAATGGAACTTTTTCTCCTATTGTTGCAAGTATGGGAAGCGTTCTTTTCTGGGATCCATTCACAGCTATGGGAGTTTACGATCCTGTTATTTATGCTGATATCAAAAGAATTGAAGCTCCAACCTGGAGTGCTTCTGAAGATGCTAAATTTGTACTTGAAGAATGGCTGGTGGAAGATGGCGAGCATGTGAACGAAGGAGATCCTATTGCAGTTGTTACCAAGAATGGTGAAAGCATCGAAGTGCTTGCGAACGCTGATGGTACATTAGATCAATTTCAAGCTGAAGGTGAAGTAATCTACAATTCTGAAAATAAGCAACATGTTATTGAGCAGGGAGCTCAATACTTTGGTAGCATTATATATGATGAGCCAGTAGCGCTTCTACATCCAAATGGAGACCCTCAAACTAAGAACATTCCATTTATTGTGGTTTGGCTTGTATTGGGAGCATTGTTCTTCACGATCAGGTTAGGTTTTATCAATATTAGAGGTTTTAAACACTCTTTACAGTTAGCTAAAGGTAAATATGACGATCCAAACGCTCCTGGACAGGTAACTCACTTCCAGGCTTTGGCGACAGCAGTTTCTGGGACTGTAGGTCTTGGGAATATTGCTGGTGTGGCAGTGGCGATCTCATTAGGAGGTGCCGGTGCAACCATGTGGATGATCCTTGCAGGACTTCTTGGAATGTCTTCCAAATTTGTGGAGTGTACTTTAGGTGTAAAATATAGATTTATTAATGCTGATGGTCGTGTATTTGGTGGTCCAATGAACTACCTGAGATATGGTCTTGAAAAAAGAAATAAAAGAGGTCTTGGTAAATTCCTTGCAGCATTTTTCGCGATACTTGCGATCGGTGCATCTTTTGGTGGCGGAAACATGTTCCAGGCGAACCAGTCTTTCTCTATTCTTGCTGGAGAATTTCCAATGCTGGAAGGAAACGGATTTATCTTTGGGATCGTAGTAGCAGTACTGGTAGGTATTGTAATTATTGGAGGTATTAGCAGTATTGCTAAGGTTACTGGTAAGATCGTACCAATTATGGCAGCAGTTTATGTACTGGGTGCTTTAGTGGTAATAGGTGTAAATATTGAAAATATTGGTCCTGCATTCACTGCGATCTGGGATGGAGCTTTTAATCCTAGTGCTCTTAAAGGAGGAGTTATTGGTGTTCTAATCGTTGGATTCCAGCGTGCGGCATTTTCCAATGAGGCTGGTGTAGGTTCCGCAGCGATTGCGCATAGTGCAGCTAAAACGAACCATCCTCCTTCTGAAGGTTTTGTAGCTCTTCTAGAGCCATTTATCGATACCGTAGTAGTTTGTACGCTAACGGCATTAGTGTTGATCTTTACTGGAATGCATGAAGTAGAAGGTGTTGGAGGAGTAGAATTAACATCTAGTGCTTTTGGAAGTGTGATCTCATGGTTCCCATATGTTCTGGCAACTGCAGTATTCTTGTTCGCATTTTCTACAATGATCTCATGGTCTTATTATGGAATGAGAGCCTGGACTTACCTGTTTGGAAAAAGTAAAATAAACGAAATTATCTATAAAGTTTTATTCTTAATCTTTGTAGTAGTTGGAGCCTCAGTTAGTTTAGGAGCGGTGCTGGATTTCTCAGATATGATGATCCTGGCTATGTCCTTCCCTAATATTATAGGTCTCTATATTATGATTGGAGAAGTAAGTAATGATCTTAAGGATTACTCTAAGAAGCTTAAAGCTGGAGAGTTATTCCATAAAACTGAAGAGCCAGCCGCCTAGGCCCTCTCTAGTATGAAATTACTAAAATCCCATTTTGCGCTTTCAAGAAGTCAGCAGAATGGGATTTTTGTTTTGGTCCTGGTCATAATCATCCTGCAGTTGATTCTCTTCGGAAGTGATTATATCTCTAAAGATAGCATACCGGTAAATGATGAGAAACTTCAGAAATTCCAGAGTCAGTTAGATTCTATCCGTAAGCTGAAACCTAAGATGAAGGATACCATCTATCCTTTCAATCCAAATTATTTGTCAGATTTCAAAGCATACCAGATAGGATTGAGCGTAGAAGAGATCGATAAATTATTGAAGTACCGGGCAACCAATAAATGGATTAACTCTGCTGAAGATTTCCAGAGGGTTACAGGAGTAAGTGATAGTTTGATGATGATCATAAAGCCATCTTTTCGATTCCCTGAATGGGTTAAGAACTCCGGGAAGCTTCAGAAACCCATAACAGGAAAGGCTGAAGTGATTTCGATTGCCGACCTTAATACTGTTTCTGCTGAAGATCTTCAGGTTGTAAATGGAATTGGTGAAAAACTTTCAGAGAGGATCGTGAAATACAGAAACAGGATTGGCGGTTTTCTTTCCGAAGAACAATTGAAGGATGTGTATGGATTAAGTCCTGAAGTGATCGCCAGGATCAGTGAAAAGTTCCAGGTTATCAATAAACCACAGGTAATCCTCCAGAATATAAATTCCATCACAGAAGCTGAACTTGCAGAATTGCCATATTTTAATCCTGCTCTGGCCAAGAAAATTATAAATCACAGAACCATGAATGAAGGGATTCGGTCTTTTGAAGAATTGACAAAAATCAGTGGTTTTCCTTCCGATAAAATCGACAGAATTAAATTATATTTGTCAGTACAGTGATTTTTGTTAGAAAATCGATCTGAAATTGTAAATATAATAATTGCTAATACGGCCTTTTAGCCGGGAAAAAATAAATAGAAATGAGTAGATATTTTACAGAGGAACATGACCTTTTCAGGAAGAGTTTCCAGGAATTTCTTCAGAAGGAAGTAGTGCCTCACGTAGATAAATGGGAAGAAACCGGTACCATTGAAAGGTTTATCTGGAAGAAGTTTGGTGAGATGGGTTATTTCGGCCTTAATCAACCGGAAGAGTATGGAGGAATGGCTTTAGACCTGTTCTATACGATTATATTTCTTGAGGAACTTCAGAAAGTAAATTCAGGTGGTTTTGCAGCAGCAATGTGGGCGCATGCTTATCTTGCTATGACACATTTAAAGGTTGAAGCCAGTCATGAACTCAAAGAGAAATACCTGACACCTGCGATTGAAGGTGAAATGATAGGTTGTCTAGGGATATCAGAACCATTTGGAGGATCTGATGTTGCTGGTATGAAAACTACTGCTGTAAAGAAAGGTGATCATTATGTGATCAATGGTTCAAAGACTTTTATTACCAATGGAGTTTATGCAGATTTTTATGTGGTAGCTGCTAAAACAGATCCTGAAAAAGGAAACAAAGGAATGAGTATGTTCCTGTTAGATAAAGAGTTTGCAGGAATTTCAGCAAATAAACTAAATAAGCTGGGCTGGAGAGCATCAGATACTGCAGAGCTTGCCTTTGATAATGTAAAAGTACCTGTTGAGAACTTACTTGGTGAAGAGGGAATGGGCTTCAATTACATCATGCAACATTTCGCTCTGGAACGTTTGATCATGGGTGTAAATGCTCATGCACGCTCAGAATTTGCACTGGAATACACTATGGGTTATATGCAGGAGCGTGAAGCTTTTGGACGTTCCCTGGATAAATTTCAGGCATTGAGACATACTGTTGCTGAAATGGTAAGTGAAGTTGAGGTGATCAAAGAGTTTAACTATGCAACGACTCAAAGGTTGAATGATGGGGAATATGTGGTAAAAGAGGCTAGCATGTCTAAACTGCTTGCGACTAAAATTTCAGATGAAGTAATGTATAAATGTCTGCAAATGCTAGGAGGGTATGGATATATGGAAGATTATCCAATGGCAAGAATGTTCCGTGATAGTAGGTTAGGACCAATTGGCGGGGGAACTTCTGAAATTCTAAAAGAGATTATCGCAAAAATGGTGATCGATAAAAAAGAATACAAGCCTGCAGCTAAATAGCATTTTTGCGAAAATTCATTTTCGCGCAAAAATGGTAATCGATAAGAAGGAATACAAGCCTGCAGCTAAATAGCGTTTTTGCGAAAATTCATTTTCGCGCAAAAATGGTAATCGATAAGAAGGAATATAAGCCTGCAGCTAAATAGCATATTTGCGAATATTCATTTTTCGCGCAAAGATGTTGATCGATAAGAAATAATACGAGCCTGCAGCTAAGTAGGCGTATTATTAAAATAAGAAACCAGCCCTGGAAATTCCGGGGCTATTTTTTTAAACTCTTATAAAAGGTTCTTCTAATCTTTTCTCCATTAATGAAAAATTCACTGGCTTCTTTATCAGTATAAAATTCAGAAGTGAGCGATTCATCGAGTGCAATTTCCTCTTCAGTAGCTCCCTGATCGATTTTCTGCTGAACATTTTCCCGGATATTTTTCAGCATAGACACATAATTTGAATAATCCTGATAGTTTGCGAGATCACCATGTCCCGGAATTATTTTTGTTTTTTCATTGATGATAGACAAGCCTTTTTCCGCAGCTTCAATATCGCCGTCTACACTACCGCCGCTACTCAAGTCTATATAAGGAAACATTCCGTTGAAAAAAGTATCACCAGTGTGTAAAACATTGCTTTGGGGCAGGTAAACAAGCGCATCACCATCTGTATGAGCATTATGAACATGCAGCACCATCACATCGTTTGCATTTATATGGAGATTCAACTGGTCATTAAAGGTAATAACCGGAATGCCTGCAGTACTGTCTGTCGCTTTCTCTTTTAATCGCTCGCGAACATTTTCATGTGCCAGAATAAGCGCTCCCTGATCATCAAAATTTTCATTCCCGCCGGTATGATCTCCATGATGATGTGTGTTCACCAGAAATCGAACAGGCTGTTCGCTAATTTTGGCAATAGCCGCGATCAATTTATCTGATAGAGCAGCGAATTGATCATCTATCATGAACACTCCATCCGGTCCTGTAAGTATGCCAATATTCCCGCCAGCACCCTGTAAAAGGTACACCTCTTCGGTGATCTGTTGCGTTTTAATTTCTACCTGATCCATATTCTGGAAAGCAAAACTGCTAAAACTGCATGCTAAACCGAATACTATTAATGTTGTAAGTTTTTTCATGAGATATTCATTATCGACGGAAGTTAGGTAAAATAGGCGTAGATCATATTCATGCTGAAATAAATCGCTAAAATATTGGAGGTTGAAATAAATGATTTATCTTTGCAGCCGATTCCAAAAGAGAGGAGGTTATGACACTATGTTAATTATACCAGTTAAAGACGGAGAAAATATAGATAGAGCTCTTAAGCGTTTCAAGCGAAAGTTCGACAAGACAGGAACTATGCGCCAGCTAAGAAGCCGCCAGCATTTTACGAAGCCATCTGTAGAGCGTAGAGCTCAGGTTCAAAAAGCGGAGTACATCCAGCATTTGAGAGACGCAGAAGATATCTAGAGATATCAACAGGCTTTTGTAAAGCTGATAATTATAAGAACTGTTGCTAGTTTAAAGTTTACTAACTTTGACTATCAACAGTTTTTTTTATGCCTTTTAAATCCTTCCTTGAGTATCTTCAGTTAGAGAAGAATTATGCCGAAACTACTATAAGAGCATATAAGGCAGATCTCACACAATTTCAGAAATTTATAAAAAAGGAATTTTCCGAAGAAAAGATTGAGAAAGTCTCATACAACCAGGTTCGAAACTGGATCGTGGAGCTTTCAGATTCTGGTATTTCGAACCAAAGCATCAATCGAAAAATGTCTTCTCTTAAAGCTTACTATAAATTTCTTCTGAAAACTTCAGCGATAGAAAGTTCTCCACTCGCAAAACATCGATCGCTAAAAGCTGCAAAGAAAATTCAGGTTCCGTTCTCTGAAAAAGAGGTGGTGGCCGTACTGGAAGATTTCGATGATGATACTTTTGAAGGACTCCGCGATAAATTGATGATAGAGCTGTTTTATTCTACAGGAATAAGAAGGGCAGAATTGATTAATATTAAAGAGCAGGATCTTGATTTAGGTAGTAATATGCTAAAAGTCCTTGGAAAAAGAAATAAGGAACGTTATATCCCGTTATTGAATCAGGTGGTTAGCACGGCAGAGAAGTATGTATCAGTTAAGCATTCTGATCCATTACTGCGAGATTGTCCTTACTTGTTTATTACCGCAAAGGGACACAAAAGCTACGAAAGCCTTGTTTATAGAATTATAAATAATTATTTTAGTAAGGTGTCTGGTAAGGTAAAAAAGAGTCCGCATATACTGCGTCACACTTTTGCCACACATTTATTGAACCAGGGAGCAAACATGAATGCTGTAAAAGAATTGCTGGGACATTCAAGTCTGGCATCTACGCAAGTTTACACGCATAATAGTATTGCTGAATTGAGTAAAATTCATAAGAATGCTCATCCCAGGAACAATAATAAGTAACCGATCATTTTTTTGTTTAATTAAATTCAACCTGATTATGAAAATGAATCTGCAGTCTGTGAACTTTAATGCTGATCCAAAGCTAATTGACTTCACTCAGAAAAAACTAGATAAGCTTGAAAATTATTTTGATAAAATTATCCATGCGGATGTATTTTTTAAAGTTGAAAATACCAGTGGTAAGGATAATAAGATAACAGAGATCTTGTTGAGTATTCCTGGGGGTGAGCTAATGGTTAAAAAGACCTGTAATAAATTCGAAGCTTGTGTGGATGAATGTGTTAGTTCATTACAAAGGCAGCTCATCAAGAAAAAAGAAAAAATGAGTACTCATGTTTAGGAGATTTTTTTTCTAATAATGTTTTGATAAAGAAATAATTTATATACATTTGCAGTCCGTTAGAAATAGCGGACTTTTTTATGCGGAATTTTAAGCATAAAAGGCCGATGTAGCTCAGCTGGCTAGAGCAGCTGATTTGTAATCAGCAGGTCGTGGGTTCGAGTCCCTCCATCGGCTCTTGAAATACTGAAAACACCGAAGTTTCTGTAGAACTTTCAAGTTTAAATCATTGCTGATGAATAGCTTGCAAAAAAACTGACAGAAATTTTAAAAAATGCTTTGGATGGTGCTGTAAAATTACTTTAATTTGCAGCCGTTAAAAAAACCATTATAAGCTAAGCTGTTTCAGTAATGGTTCTATGAAATAGTGGTAATTATTGGGGAGATACTCAAGCGGCCAACGAGGGCAGACTGTAAATCTGCTGACTACGTCTTCGCAGGTTCGAATCCTGCTCTCCCCACAAAGGTTTTAAATGAAGCTGTTGTCTAAAGCTTGCTTTTGAAAGACAGTAATTTTAAAATCGAAGTTCGGGGCCACCCGAACAGGATCATCGAGCAAAAGCGAGATAATCCTAAAGGTGAAAGTCTAAAATGGTAATGCGGGAGTAGCTCAGTTGGTAGAGCGTCAGCCTTCCAAGCTGAATGTCGCCGGTTCGAACCCGGTCTCCCGCTCTAAATTTAATTGAATCAGGATTTATCCGGTCACTAGAACCGACTTTTATCGGTTTACTCATAAAGAGTTAAAATGACTGAAGTACCTCGAGCCTGATCTTTTCCATAAGCCTGATAGGTTTATGGATATCGCTGTTTAAAACAGTCAATTGTCTGGCCGACGTAGCTCAGGGGTAGAGCGTTTCCTTGGTAAGGAAGAGGTCACGGGTTCAATTCCCGTCGTTGGCTCTAGTTTTGTATAAAATTGAACACTAATATATAACTAAGATTAAATAAGTATTAATTATGGCAAAGGAAACTTACGATCGTTCCAAACCGCACCTAAATATTGGTACAATTGGACACGTAGATCACGGAAAAACTACTTTAACTGCAGCTATTACTAAAGTAATGGCTGATGCTGGATATTCAGAAGCTAGTGCGTTTGATCAAATTGACAACGCTCCTGAAGAAAAGGAAAGAGGTATTACAATTAACTCTTCTCACGTTGAGTACTCAACAGCTAACCGTCACTACGCTCACGTTGACTGTCCTGGTCACGCCGATTACGTAAAGAACATGGTAACTGGTGCTGCTCAAATGGACGGTGCTATTCTTGTTGTGGCTGCGACTGATGGTCCTATGCCTCAAACTCGTGAGCACATCCTTCTTGGACGCCAGGTAGGTATTCCAAGAATCGTTGTATTCTTGAATAAAGTTGACCTTGTAGATGATGAGGAACTTCTTGAACTAGTTGAAATGGAAGTAAGAGATCTTCTTTCTTTCTACGAGTATGATGGTGATAATGGTCCTGTAATTTCAGGTTCTGCACTTGGAGCGCTAGAAGGAGATGAGAAATGGTCTAAGACTGTTCTTGATCTTATGGAAGCGGTTGATAGCTGGATTGAACTTCCAGAACGTGATGTTGATAAGCCTTTCTTGATGCCTATCGAAGATGTATTCTCTATTACAGGTCGTGGTACAGTTGCAACTGGACGTATCGAAACAGGTGTTGCAAACACTGGAGATCCTGTAGAGATCATTGGTATGGGAGCTGGAAAACTTACTTCTACTATTACTGGAGTTGAAATGTTCCGTAAGATTCTTGATAGAGGTGAAGCTGGTGATAACGTAGGTATCCTACTAAGAGGAATTGAGAAGTCTCAAATTTCTAGAGGTATGGTAATTACTAAGCCAGGATCTGTAACTCCACACGCTAAATTCAAAGCTGAGGTTTACATCCTTAAGAAAGAAGAAGGTGGACGTCACACTCCATTCCATAATAACTACCGTCCACAGTTCTACGTACGTACAACTGATGTAACAGGAACAATCAACCTTCCTGATGGTGTAGAAATGGTAATGCCAGGTGATAACCTTACTATTACTGTTGAACTTATTCAGCCAATCGCAATGAATACTGGTCTACGTTTCGCAATTCGTGAAGGTGGTAGAACTGTAGGTGCTGGACAGGTAACTGAAATTCTAGACTAAGAATTTTCAATATATAAAAAGGTATCCCGTGACAAGCGGGATACCTTCACTTATATTTACGGGTTTAGCTCAGTTGGTAGAGCACTGGTCTCCAAAACCAGGTGTCGGGAGTTCGAGCCTCTCAACCCGTGCAAATATTTTTTTAGAACATGGCAGGATTTGTTAATTACATTTCAGAATCATATAACGAGTTAAAAAACCACGTTACCTGGACAAGCTGGTCTGAAGCTCAGAGGCTAACAGTGATTGTTGCTGTATTCTCGATTGTTTTTTCATTGGCAATTTGGGGTGTTGATACGCTTTTTAGTGGAGCGATTGAGCAATACTTCGAATGGGTTAAATCTTAAAACAAAAGAGTAATGGCTGAAGCAAAGGAGAAAAAGTGGTATGTGGTTCGCGCTGTAAGTGGACAGGAAAATAAGGTTAAGGACTATATAGAGAAAGAAATTGCTCATATGGGTCTTGAAGATTTTGTGGACCAGGTTCTTGTGCCTACTGAAAAAGTAATACAAATTCGTAACGGGAAAAAAGTAAATAAAGAAAGAGTTTATTTTCCTGGTTATGTAATGATTCAAGCTAATATCAGCGGTGAGATTCCTCACATTATTAAAGGAATTAATGGCGTTATTGGATTTCTAGGTGAAACTAAAGGTGGAGACCCGGTGCCACTCAGGAAATCTGAAGTGAATAGAATGCTAGGAAAGGTAGATGAGCTATCTGTGAAGACAGACAATGTTGCAATTCCATTCACAATAGGAGAAACAATCAAAGTAATCGATGGTCCCTTTAATGGTTTCAATGGAACTGTTGAGAAGATCAACGAAGAAAAGCGTAAGCTTGAAGTAATGGTTAAGATTTTCGGAAGAAAAACTCCATTAGAGTTGAGTTATATGCAGGTAGAGAAAGTATAAAAAATTACTGTTACATATATTTTTTGATAGTTTTTTCAGCTTCCACTCAATAAACTATCATTTAAAAATTTGAAAAATGGCAAAAGAAGTAAGTAAAGTTGTAAAACTACAAGTTCGCGGAGGTGCTGCTAACCCATCACCACCAGTTGGACCTGCTTTAGGTGCTGCCGGAGTGAACATCATGGAATTCTGTAAGCAATTCAATGGTAGAACTCAGGACAAGCAAGGAAAGGTACTTCCAGTAGCAATTACTGTTTATAAGGATAAGTCTTTTGATTTTGTGATCAAAACACCACCTGCAGCAGTGCAATTGATGGAAGCGGCAAAGACTAAAAAAGGTTCAGGTGAGCCGAACAGAAAAAAAGTAGCTAGTGTTTCTTGGGATCAGGTTAAAGCGATTGCAGAAGACAAAATGCAGGATCTTAACGCATTTACTGTAGAATCTGCAATGAAAATGGTTGCCGGAACAGCTCGTTCGATGGGAATAACTGTAAAAGGTGAAGCACCGTTTTAATCCAAAAAGAAATTAGAAAATGGCAAAATTAACTAAAAAGCAAAAAGAAGCTCAGGGAAAGATCGAGAACGGTAAAACGTACACGGTTGCTGAAGCGTCTGCTTTGATAAAAGATGTTACCAACGCAAATTTCGATCCTTCTGTAGATCTAGCAGTTCGTTTGAATGTAGATCCACGTAAAGCTAACCAAATGGTTAGAGGTGTTGTAACTCTTCCGCATGGAACAGGTAAGGATGTTAAAGTTCTTGCGCTTGTTACTCCAGATAAAGAAGAGGAAGCAAAAGAAGCTGGTGCAGATTTCGTTGGATTAGATGAATACCTTGAGAAAATCAAAGGTGGTTGGACAGATGTTGATGTTATCATCACTATGCCTAGCGTTATGGGGAAACTTGGACCACTAGGACGTGTTCTAGGACCAAGAGGGCTTATGCCTAACCCAAAAACCGGTACGGTAACTATGGATATCGCTAAGGCAGTATCTGATGTGAAGGCTGGTAAGATCGACTTTAAAGTTGACAAAACAGGGATTGTACATGCTGCAATTGGAAAAGCGTCTTTCGATGCTGAGAAGATCGCAGGTAATGCAAGAGAATTATTAACTACGCTGGTAAAATTGAAGCCTCAGGCATCCAAAGGTCTTTATATAAAGAGTATTTATATGACTAGCACCATGAGCCCGAGTGTAGAGATAGATACTAAAAGGTTTACTGAGCAATAATTTACGATTATGACAAGAGAAGAAAAATCACAAG contains:
- a CDS encoding PspC family transcriptional regulator; protein product: MAGMVSNMRHYLEKHGFYVSTRMADKMGIRAKNVRLFFIYASFFTMGAGFIVYLILAFWLKLKDLIYTKRTSVFDL
- a CDS encoding potassium channel protein yields the protein MRQLIDSRIRLAVVLIIMVFVTGIVGFRFLYDYTWVDALYMTIITVSTVGYGEVQPMGAYGKLFTSFFIISGLFIFGFGLSTITEHILNKNNIGNLKRNKMKKRIDSLNDHIIVCGYGQNGKQAVQKLLDYRKNFVIIDDHEEVFQNLENDRLNYIVGNATEDEVLTLAGVERASTLICALPRDADNLFIVLSARQLKKDLKIISRATEENSYKKLKLAGADNVIMPDRIGGSHMASLVVVPDLVEFLDNLSVSGEQDSINVEQVSFSKICTDGVERSISETDIRKKTGCSVIGYKSPSGTYVVNPEPSQRIERDSKLIMIGRPDQIEHLKKYYSV
- a CDS encoding amino acid carrier protein, whose amino-acid sequence is MRKYLLSMFFLFSIVGLSAQELDVKAQVGNPSKVINNGFIELDVTGGTPPYQYKWSNQGTSLESNKTAGLTEGVPYTVVVTDAAGNKFEGEYQVEAEAITEHFNGTFSPIVASMGSVLFWDPFTAMGVYDPVIYADIKRIEAPTWSASEDAKFVLEEWLVEDGEHVNEGDPIAVVTKNGESIEVLANADGTLDQFQAEGEVIYNSENKQHVIEQGAQYFGSIIYDEPVALLHPNGDPQTKNIPFIVVWLVLGALFFTIRLGFINIRGFKHSLQLAKGKYDDPNAPGQVTHFQALATAVSGTVGLGNIAGVAVAISLGGAGATMWMILAGLLGMSSKFVECTLGVKYRFINADGRVFGGPMNYLRYGLEKRNKRGLGKFLAAFFAILAIGASFGGGNMFQANQSFSILAGEFPMLEGNGFIFGIVVAVLVGIVIIGGISSIAKVTGKIVPIMAAVYVLGALVVIGVNIENIGPAFTAIWDGAFNPSALKGGVIGVLIVGFQRAAFSNEAGVGSAAIAHSAAKTNHPPSEGFVALLEPFIDTVVVCTLTALVLIFTGMHEVEGVGGVELTSSAFGSVISWFPYVLATAVFLFAFSTMISWSYYGMRAWTYLFGKSKINEIIYKVLFLIFVVVGASVSLGAVLDFSDMMILAMSFPNIIGLYIMIGEVSNDLKDYSKKLKAGELFHKTEEPAA
- a CDS encoding helix-hairpin-helix domain-containing protein, coding for MKLLKSHFALSRSQQNGIFVLVLVIIILQLILFGSDYISKDSIPVNDEKLQKFQSQLDSIRKLKPKMKDTIYPFNPNYLSDFKAYQIGLSVEEIDKLLKYRATNKWINSAEDFQRVTGVSDSLMMIIKPSFRFPEWVKNSGKLQKPITGKAEVISIADLNTVSAEDLQVVNGIGEKLSERIVKYRNRIGGFLSEEQLKDVYGLSPEVIARISEKFQVINKPQVILQNINSITEAELAELPYFNPALAKKIINHRTMNEGIRSFEELTKISGFPSDKIDRIKLYLSVQ
- a CDS encoding acyl-CoA dehydrogenase family protein, producing the protein MSRYFTEEHDLFRKSFQEFLQKEVVPHVDKWEETGTIERFIWKKFGEMGYFGLNQPEEYGGMALDLFYTIIFLEELQKVNSGGFAAAMWAHAYLAMTHLKVEASHELKEKYLTPAIEGEMIGCLGISEPFGGSDVAGMKTTAVKKGDHYVINGSKTFITNGVYADFYVVAAKTDPEKGNKGMSMFLLDKEFAGISANKLNKLGWRASDTAELAFDNVKVPVENLLGEEGMGFNYIMQHFALERLIMGVNAHARSEFALEYTMGYMQEREAFGRSLDKFQALRHTVAEMVSEVEVIKEFNYATTQRLNDGEYVVKEASMSKLLATKISDEVMYKCLQMLGGYGYMEDYPMARMFRDSRLGPIGGGTSEILKEIIAKMVIDKKEYKPAAK
- a CDS encoding MBL fold metallo-hydrolase codes for the protein MKKLTTLIVFGLACSFSSFAFQNMDQVEIKTQQITEEVYLLQGAGGNIGILTGPDGVFMIDDQFAALSDKLIAAIAKISEQPVRFLVNTHHHGDHTGGNENFDDQGALILAHENVRERLKEKATDSTAGIPVITFNDQLNLHINANDVMVLHVHNAHTDGDALVYLPQSNVLHTGDTFFNGMFPYIDLSSGGSVDGDIEAAEKGLSIINEKTKIIPGHGDLANYQDYSNYVSMLKNIRENVQQKIDQGATEEEIALDESLTSEFYTDKEASEFFINGEKIRRTFYKSLKK
- the rpsU gene encoding 30S ribosomal protein S21, with the protein product MLIIPVKDGENIDRALKRFKRKFDKTGTMRQLRSRQHFTKPSVERRAQVQKAEYIQHLRDAEDI
- a CDS encoding tyrosine-type recombinase/integrase; the protein is MPFKSFLEYLQLEKNYAETTIRAYKADLTQFQKFIKKEFSEEKIEKVSYNQVRNWIVELSDSGISNQSINRKMSSLKAYYKFLLKTSAIESSPLAKHRSLKAAKKIQVPFSEKEVVAVLEDFDDDTFEGLRDKLMIELFYSTGIRRAELINIKEQDLDLGSNMLKVLGKRNKERYIPLLNQVVSTAEKYVSVKHSDPLLRDCPYLFITAKGHKSYESLVYRIINNYFSKVSGKVKKSPHILRHTFATHLLNQGANMNAVKELLGHSSLASTQVYTHNSIAELSKIHKNAHPRNNNK